In one Erythrobacteraceae bacterium WH01K genomic region, the following are encoded:
- a CDS encoding phage portal protein yields the protein MSFLNQLASAFKGGGAPRVPIARGHISPWATAFDGGPVRRNFDYRSALQSSFAENPVAQRAVRIVAEGVGSAPVRQDGGKPDPQLAALVSARSAGQSLVETLAAHLVLHGNGYVQILKDGAGRPVELFALRPDRITVVPGEDGWPRRYDYRLGERVVGLTPEDEDGWPDIIHIRSFHPGDDHYGAGCLAAAERAVAIHNAASEWNRALLANSARPSGALVHEAGEGASLTSEQFDRLKDELQRAFSGESNVGRPMLLDGGLSWQSMAMSPAEMDFAALKAAAARDIALAFGVPPMLLGLPGDNTYANYREANRALWRLSLLPLAGKILSALSEGLAPWFPGAALSVDLDNVPALAEDRETLWARVTSADFLTDGEKRAMLGIDAGDTP from the coding sequence ATGTCATTCCTCAACCAGCTGGCCTCCGCTTTCAAAGGCGGGGGCGCGCCGCGCGTGCCTATTGCGCGCGGTCATATCTCGCCATGGGCGACCGCTTTCGATGGCGGGCCGGTGCGCCGCAATTTCGATTACCGCAGCGCGCTGCAGTCCTCCTTTGCCGAAAACCCGGTGGCCCAGCGGGCCGTGCGTATCGTGGCAGAGGGTGTCGGCAGCGCGCCGGTCAGGCAGGACGGGGGCAAGCCCGATCCGCAGCTGGCCGCGCTGGTATCCGCCCGCAGCGCCGGGCAGAGCCTCGTCGAGACGCTGGCCGCGCATCTCGTCCTGCACGGCAACGGCTATGTCCAGATCCTGAAAGACGGCGCCGGCCGACCGGTCGAACTGTTCGCCCTGCGCCCCGACCGGATCACGGTCGTCCCCGGAGAGGACGGCTGGCCCCGCCGCTACGATTACCGGCTGGGCGAGCGGGTCGTCGGCCTGACGCCGGAAGACGAGGATGGCTGGCCCGACATCATCCACATCCGCAGCTTCCATCCCGGCGACGACCATTACGGCGCCGGCTGCCTCGCCGCGGCAGAGCGGGCGGTCGCGATCCACAATGCGGCCAGCGAATGGAACCGGGCGCTGCTGGCCAATTCCGCCCGCCCCAGCGGCGCTCTGGTCCACGAGGCAGGCGAAGGGGCCAGCCTGACCAGCGAACAGTTCGACCGGTTGAAGGACGAATTGCAGCGCGCCTTTTCCGGCGAGAGCAATGTCGGGCGGCCCATGCTGCTCGACGGCGGGCTCAGCTGGCAATCGATGGCGATGAGCCCCGCGGAAATGGACTTCGCCGCGCTGAAAGCCGCCGCCGCGCGCGACATTGCGCTCGCCTTCGGCGTGCCGCCCATGCTGCTCGGCCTGCCGGGCGACAACACCTATGCCAATTACCGCGAGGCCAATCGCGCGCTCTGGCGGCTCAGCCTGCTGCCGCTGGCAGGCAAGATCCTGTCGGCCCTGTCGGAAGGGCTCGCCCCGTGGTTCCCCGGCGCCGCGCTGTCGGTCGATCTCGATAATGTGCCCGCTCTGGCGGAGGACCGGGAGACACTGTGGGCCCGCGTCACCTCCGCCGACTTCCTGACCGACGGAGAAAAGCGCGCAATGCTGGGAATCGATGCAGGAGATACGCCATGA
- a CDS encoding DUF6127 family protein, whose protein sequence is MSRAFDREDMIARLIAQATHEGGELVTLRAIVEEASEAGAARALGRMGLADDGAQGDIDELRELLSAWRDAKAGAWKAALEWLVRGVFALLLVGIAVRLGVPGMIR, encoded by the coding sequence ATGAGCCGCGCCTTCGACCGCGAGGACATGATCGCCCGCCTGATCGCGCAGGCCACGCACGAAGGCGGCGAACTCGTCACCCTGCGCGCCATCGTCGAGGAGGCGAGCGAGGCCGGAGCCGCCCGCGCGCTGGGCCGGATGGGCCTGGCGGACGACGGCGCGCAAGGCGACATCGACGAATTGCGCGAACTGCTCTCTGCCTGGCGCGATGCCAAGGCCGGGGCGTGGAAGGCGGCGCTGGAATGGCTGGTGCGCGGCGTGTTCGCGCTGCTGCTGGTCGGCATCGCCGTGCGCCTCGGCGTGCCGGGGATGATCCGTTGA